caaccttgacctgctgagacttcttcgccaagtgtccagtcaaccctttgacccacttggacttttctcctcgtgcaaagtgtccggtcaaccatgacccacttagacttccactagatgtccggtcacccttgacccatctagatttcctcgtgctaagtatccagtcaatccttggacctacttgggcttcccaacaccaggtgtccggtcaaccttgacccacctggatttccacgtgtctgacttcactcactaggtctttccttttacctaacttcactcactagggttttccttctgtctgtcttcactcaccaggactttcacctaacttcactcactagggttttcacctgacttcactcaccaggatttttccaccgCCCGACTTCATTCACCGAAaatttcacctgcctagcttcactcactaggtctttcacttggcttcactcaccaggattttcccttacctatcctccagttaggactttcccagtcaaatatctagtcaatcttgacttacttgactgttcttcatatcaaactgatCATCCCTTGATCAGatgagaattgtatcaacaatccacccaatcggatgattgtatctgtaatctccatatattgtcaaacattgaaaccaaaacatcaagactcaagcttgaatcaactcaaacttagtcagcCTGAcccagggaatattgcaccaacatttatcACTCAGTTGGAGTCTCCATCGGTTGGACCCCCGAATATCATGTTGATATTTTCCAGGGTGGCATTGTTGCGGTTCTCTTCTTGCCAGTTTGGTAACTCTGGTTGAACTCAGTCTAGAACTTGCGCTCGATCTGCTGGCGGTGGAGGTGTTCTTTAGTGTCTCTCGGTCTCACTGATTTCTTCTAGGCGGGTCATTTGGTTGTTAATAAGGGTGGCTGTTGGGTGACGGAGTGCGCCGGTGAAATCTCTTATTACTCCCCTAGCGATTAGCAAAGTGTAGCAATCTTGTGTGTCATGAGTAGTTGACCGGTGGAGGGTACACCACCGTCGTAGAGCTCctctggggggggggggagggggacTCGGGGTACCTCGCTGGCTCTACCTCCACATGCTACACGGCCTGAGGTCGTGGTTCTCGATGATGAGGCTGAGGACCTGCTCGGGGTCCCCTAGGTGGAGGAGCATGCAAAGTTTGGCACTCGGGCGCGGGAGTTACAGCTGGCACGGTGACCTCCTTCCTTCGGGCGGATTGTGCTTCTTCAACATTGATGAGTTCGACCGCCCTGTCTAGCAGATGATCGAAATTCCTTGGCAGTCTCCTAACCAAGGAGACGAAGAAGTTATTATTGTTGAGCCCCTGGAAAAAAACACTCATCAGAATCTCGATAGTAGCCAAAGGGACGTCCATGGCGACttgattaaaatttttgatatagGCCCTTAGCGACTCCTTGGCCCCTGTTTGAGCAAGAAAAGGTTCAGGGGAGTCTTTTGATAACATTTTCTATTAGCAAAGTGCTGAAGAAAAGCTTTGCGGAAGTCTTTTAAACCTTGAATGGATTCATTCAGTAGTCGCTTAAACCACCTTTGCGCAAAGCCACCAAATGTGATAAAGAACACCTGACATTTACTCCATCAGTAAATTGGTGAAGAAGAGAAGCGTGCTCAAATTTAAGGAGATGATCCTCAGGGTCAGTTGACCCTGAGTATTCACCTTCGCCAAAGTTTGATAATGCTTTGGCAGCTTGTCATCTAGTACCTTTTGAGAGAATGGGGTACTAATTTCTTCAAGGGAGCTACACCTTGTCGGAGCTTTTCCCCCACATCCTTCTCGGACAGGTGCTTCTCTAGAGGATTCTTAATGTAGTCTCCCTTAGCCAAAGTGCTCGTGTGGCGTGCGAAAGAGCGCGCGATGGCATGGAATCGACAAGTGAGATACCTATGGTAGAGGAATTGGGACTTCCTCCCCAACTCCTCTCTCCCTTTGGTGAGATGTTGTTGATACAATGGGATTGGGTGGTAATAGGGCACCActtgttattgttgttattgtaataatttttacGCTCGGACATTGATGTCAGATCCAAGTCTTCTTATGTCAGGATAACAGTAGTGAGTCTTCTAGTTTCTTTCATCTCTGATTTTCAGATTCAGGTGAAAATTTtcacagacgacaccaaatttgATTATGTATGAAAACTGCAGAGATGACGCGTTGGGCACAGTGGATTGGTGGTTGATTGATAGAGGACCTTTTACTCTACAAAAAAAGATTCCTTATGTTCCTGCACACATGGAAACGAGCCAATAAAACGTCAACGTCCAAAAACTAGGGGGAGTCCCTGGtgaaggtcctccgacgctcaagtcagtaccaATCCAGATGAGTAGATGAAGAACAATAAGAACGTACACGCGAGAATAAAGTTACAGATGTTCAGAGAATGTACTTCCGCCACGGAGAGGACTCCTTTacataccacctcacataacctccacAATTATGAGGTGACAAAGTGTGTCAGAGTTTATTAGGTAAAGGGAAGTGTACAACCCAGGTAATGGGCAATAATCCtttgaagaattttttttacCCACATATATaccatttttattatttatagttTCTGTTATTACTGAGGTTGATGAAGGAATATGATGTTATAAATGGTTTGCTGATGGAAGACATGATAGTTGTCAAGAAGTTTTCAGAAGAATATTCTTAACATAGTTATTATTCTAACAGGTTGTTAGGATGCTGCCTGCTGAGTATATCTCACCCAGTCCTTAAGGTTGGCCATCTCTATTGAATTGCCAGGTTATATTCTATATAATCTACTCTGCTGTGTATTATACTGTCTGTATCTTGGCTGGCCAGTAAGGTTGATCGTCTTTATATCTGTCTCGTCATTAAGCCGTTTGGTTATGCCAAGAATCTACTTGAGAAATAATATGATGCCCTAAACACGTTGGGAATCTATTTGAGAAACAATATAATACCCTGCGCGTGCTAATAATCCGTCCGATCTACAATATGAAGCTAAACGCCTTAGGTCTGGTCGATATTTTTTCTGACCGAGTGTACAACAAGCTTATGGAGAAATGTTGTGTTCTGAGAGGTTCGGTCAATATCCTGAGCCCAAGTGTCTTAGGTCCTATAGACCTTTTGTCAGACCGAGATTATAATAACTTGTAGGTAGAGTGCACCTGGCCATTCGACCCGATTTATAAAACTATCCTACTTATACATAGAAGAAATGGGTAGGGTGTCATATAAACCTAGTCAGTTCTACTTCTGAATAGATACCCATAGGGTTGGTCGGTGATTAGATCAACCGAACGTATGTAGAGAGGCTCCTACAGAGTAATGAGTTCGACCCTCCCTTGGACGGTGGATCGATTATTCTGGCTGGCCTGTAAGGGCGACCGTCTTTAAACTTGATTGGCTATTAAGTGACTAGGCACGTTGTTTCTTTAGTTCATTATTCGATCGGCTTAAGGGCCGGTCAACCTTTTTCCTGCACGGCTCGGAAACCGGCCAGACCCATTCAACGAGCCCTAGTATACCAGGCCACCAATCAGAACAAGATGAGGAGATGTTCTCCTTcattgactttgactgccacttcaccttgactttgatctccatgtCATCTCCTGGACCCGCTCATTACAACCCGTATCAAACACATAAATGAAAAGGATAAGAAACTAGAAAACACACATAAGAGGATTAAACTAGGCAAACAAACACACAACCATTGTAGCAACATACCTTAAGCTCATGTCTCTTTCTTAATGTTACAACCGATCTTGTATATTGCTCCATCCTGTGAGTTGGATCTCTATATTGAAAGTAGTTTTGGAATTGACATTGTTAACATTTGGTAACTCACCAAGCAAGCTCTAGGTTTCTTAGCAATGTGATGTACtttgattgattgttgtatatgaGTTCTCATTCGATCTAGCTCTTCAGCCACTTTTTTCATAGTCAGCCGTTTCTTTCCCTTTGGTTTTAAAGTTCATAAACTTCTTGAATAAATTTCATGTTACCTTCCAATTTCACTATTATTCTGCTCCTCAAACATAGCAAAAGACGACACCAAACTACCGTGTTCTTCAAATTTATCTTCATGATTAATAGCCTTTGCATTGATCGTCCTATCCTATTTTACCCTTATTTCTTTCAAGATTTGCTATGAACAAAAGTTAATTAGTACACTATTGCTTTGATTATGTCAATGGACTAATCTTATAATAGAAATTATATAACTTCTCTAAGAATTGGCTTCTAACCACTCCATAACAACTCCGACTAAAACACTTGTATATGATCAATTCCAAGCATGGTCACTTTGAACGcaatgaagaaaaaaataattactttTCCTACAAATTTCTTGAATAGATTAGATTAGTGTTGCATATCAAGTCATTAACCTTTTGTGTTGTACTTTgatcttttattatattttttttctttttttaaagaaTTAATGTTACTATGAGAATATTCATGTTCCTCTTAGTAATAGTTTCAATGAGTCGCCATCTTCGAACTAAGGAAGTCCTAATTCTTGTGACAAGCAAATTAAAACACATTAGTGGTGCCACTGAGCATGCCTAGTCTGATACAACCCAAGTCGGGCATGACTTGGGTTGGattattcaaatttattcattttgttttaattctatttctTATTCGATATAAAATCGCTTTCAAATGATTCTAAAATCTGAAAACTTTTGGAGCTGAGAAAATTCTTGGATTTGAACCATAGCAGACACTTCTTTCTCTTACTGCTGAATAATTAGTAAACAAGCATAACACTCACTAGAAGACTTAATTGCAAGAACGATAGTCCAACTTGGGAGGAACACTTGAGATGACAACTTTAGGGACCGTTTCTTTACCTTGCACATTCAATGAGCAACGCAACCTCTTGAATATGACTAGTGTTACCGGTAGACGTTTGAGTATCTGATGGAACAGGAAAGAAACTCTCAATGTCCTCAGCATTTGGTGGTGTCCATGGAACAGGATGGAACTTTCTCATGTTGTTTAGCTGGTCGGCCACATCCCTCATAGTAGGTCTCTCTTCTCCCCTTACACTCAAGCACTGCACTGCCAGTTCACCAATCCTTTCAATCAGCTCTGCATCTCCTTCACTCGTCACTTGATTATCCAAGAGTTCCTCAAGTCGATCCTCTTTCCTGGCCGAAATGAAGCTTGATGCAAGGCTCgtttcttctccattttcttcAAAAAAAATTGCCTTCTTACGTGTCAGTATTTCTAATAGCACTACACCAAAGCTATAAACATCACTTTTTTCAGTTAATTTGCATGTTTGAAGGTACTCGGGGTCTAAGTAACCGCAGGTCCCTTGAACCAAAGTAGCAAACTGGTCTTCATCCTTGGGATTTAGCCTTGAAGCTCCGAAATCAGAAACTTTGGCAGTGAAATTTTCATGTAGGAGGATGTTGGCAGACTTCACGTCTCCATGAATGATTGGAGGCGAAGCCGAATAGTGTAAATAAGCAAGAGCATCAGCAGAATCACGAGCAATGTTTAAACGCACAGCTAAAGGGAGGTTATCTATGTTTCTGCTGTGGATTAGTTCAAACAAGTTACCATTAGGGACAAACTCGTAGACCAACATGGGAACCTCCACTTCCAAACAACAGCCCAAGAGCTTGACTATGTTCTTATGATTTACTTGGGAAAGAATAAGCATTTCCTTTCCAAATTCTTTCTTTTGTCTCTCATTTATAACCTTTGGCTGCTTTATGGCAACAAACTGATTGTCTCCTATATCTCCTTTGTAAACAATTCCATATCTGCCTTGCCCAAGAATTCTGTTGTTCTTATCAACTCTATTTATCGCCTTCTCTAATTCTTCTTTTGAAAAGATCCTAAATGCAAGACTTAATTTTCTCATCTCTTCTAGTAATTGCATGCCCCCATGTTCACTGAAATATCTTTTCCTGGACTGGACAAGTTTTCTTCTCTGATAAATCATACAGATGCACATGCCAAATACTAGTAAGAAAGTCAAGCTGATGGAGGTGCCTGTGTACCCATCAACATCACATAACGTGAGCATCCAAACTAAATAAACCAATGAAAATTAAGATGCAGTAATTTATTATTCTTTCTCAGATAATTAACCTTTTGTTTTGTATTTGGTGTTTTAGTTGGATGGAAAAGTAACAGAAATTGCACTCGAGTGATTCATGTTCTATGTGCTATTTTGTGATCTAGAGATGAAAAAGCAACCGAACAGAAATTGCTGAAGGATCGATTGATACGTCAGGTACTTGGAAAGAGAGAAAGAACCATTCTGCAGGGAAAGAACCTCACCTATAGCCGCTTTCACCGCCAAGGAAAGCTTCTGATTTGGGGTGCATGTTCCATTGTAAGCGTCACCGTGCTTGCCTTCGGGGCAGTCACAACTATAATTACCTGGCAGGTTATGGCAGATGCCATTTGGGCATGGATTTGGTTGCAGATTGCATTCGTCGACGTCTAAAATATATTCAAGTGCACAAACTACAGCGTTAAGCATCATCGCAGTAATTGAAAGCAGCTAGCTAGCTAGAATAATTACTTAAATCGATTGGTATAGACGACGACAGATATACCTTGGCATCCGTCGGAGACGTAAGGATTGCCTTGGTATCCCTCGGAACAGTTGCAGAGATAACCAGGACCATTGGAGGAGTCGACACAGTCGCTGTGAGCACTGACGCAGACATAAGAGCTGGTTAGGTTGCGCTTAGCTACCTCGCACGTCTCGCTGCCGATGGCCCAGTCCATAACCACCGGCACCCAGCCGTCGTTAATTTGCATGAATTGGTTCGTGGTGATGTAAGACGTCTGAAACCGGAACCACTCGGCCTCCAACAAGACGGCGTAGCTGCAATTGCTAAATCTCCAAGTATCCGAGTTGTCGGAACGGCTTTCAAACTTGACAGTATACTGTGTGAGATTCTTGGGTATGGAAGTCTGGCAGCAACCGAGTCCGGAGCAGGAGCCATCGGCGCCGATGCTCCATTCATCCCGGCAGATGGCCGCACAGCCACTGGCGTAGCTATTGTTCCCATGGTTGTCTTGGATGTAGGCAAGGGTATCACAGCCGATGACAGTGAACTTGTTGCGGAGATCTGAGAACCTATATGGGCCATCATCCCTTCCAACATTCAAGGCTCCTCGACCCATTTTAGGGGCCCTTTGTAAAGGCTCGTTACACTGCGAGATTATGCGGTTGAGCATGCGCACGTAGCCCATCGTCAACGAAATCCTGAGGACCTCAAGATGACCATAGAATGGCTTCTTGAGGCCACTTTCCATGGTGTTGCAGGTTAGATTGAAACCTCCTCCTATGGAACAGTTAGCGCCGATGCCGAAGGGGTAAGGGATCTCCACGTCGCCGCATCTTGTCGGGCATCTGCTGACAGGCACAGCAGATGCAACTGCAGGTAGCTGCAGAAGCAACAGTAGGGAGAGGAGCAGAGACATGGCGAGTGCTGCAGCAGCTGAATGCATAGCTTCTGCTTAATTAGTTGATCAATAAGCCAATACCATCCTCATTATATATATAACATGGTCACTAAACTCCACGCATATATAGACAAATACTTATCCTTTTGGATGAGTCTAGTGGTTAGTGCATGAAATGTTACCATAATAaagtctgaggttcgaatctcagtaaaatcgaggtaaatatctcctttatgtgctagtcactattccaaagactagtagccgctcttgatttacctcctctgtgttgaccCTGGGATGGATTGATGGGGGTGCTGGGGACGAGCTATTCGTCTTTTTTGCCACAATATATAGACAAATACTTATCTTCTCGGACAGTCTAGTGGTTAGCATATGAAGTGTTATCATCATGAGATCTGGAGTTCGAATCTCagtaaagtcgagataaatgactctcttatgtgctagtcattatttcaaagaCTAGTAACCGTTCGTGATTTACTTCCTTCGTGTTGATCCTGAGATGAATTGACGGAAACACTAGAGACGAACATATTCACCTTTTACCCCCATAaatactctcataaatcattgtCATTCCAAACACACAACAAGATCCTAGCCATTCACATACTTCGATCACATGTAGCCTCGGCTCCAACCGGCGATCTACTAAACTAGACACACATACAAAAAAAATCAGTAAGTCAAATCATCCTTTTAATATGTGGTTTCAGAAATTGCACTGAATTCTTTGGGTTAAAGATGGCTTAGACTGATGTGAGATGTAGTCAAGTCAAGACAATTCAACAATTAGTCATCCTTCTAATACATGGTTTAAGAAATTACAGAAACCATTTAAATCGCTATGTAATAGAGCATTTGTGGATATCTaattaatccatatatatagttATGCTTAATATGCTCTCTAAGTACTTATTTACTATATCAAATATAAATAACATAAATACTGTAGTGATTGATCAGCCAATCAACTTTATCACAATGCTCGTCCTTTTTGGTTTTTGAACACAACAAGCTGATCTCACCACATTGCTACTTCTTATCTTCTTACTCTTTATACTTGTGCAGTTAGATTGACTCTGTTCCATTGCACCTTAATTGTTGTGACATTGCGGCAGAAAGtaccttttgaaaaaaaaaaaaatattgtaaagTTGATATATATCTATAGTTAGGTACCAACTACATACATCTTTATCATACGTATTCAATTATCAAGAATAATTAGAGCTACCACTAAATATTTGATGAGCATATGATGGAACAGGATATGCAAGATCTCCCTACCATTTTGTAGTAACAGCATTGAACTTTATCAAAGTAGCCAAGTCGTCTTCATCCTTGGAAATTAGCGTTGAAGCCCTGAAATCAGAAACTTTTGCATTGTAATTTTATGCAAGCAGGCTTCATATCTCCTTGAAAGGCTAGGATATTTAATGTAAGATTTATGagagatttataaaatttaaaaattattatagagATATGGTTTGAGATTCGTAGTTTAAAAACAGTagtaaaaacataaatttattttttttatctcaaaTTTGATATAATATGCACGAAGACATGCAACTCATAGTATGAATGAGATCATACAAAAACTTATTTAGAGCTTTGACCATTGGATATATTTTAATAAGTTTTCATATTATTGTGATATATTGGAATCATGTAAAACccacatttaaaattttaactattgAAGATGTTCTTAAAAATTTGAGGAGAAGCCAAAGAGTGTAAATAAACAAGAGAATCATCAACATCATTTAAGTAAACGCACATCCAAATGGACTTTATCTATGTTTGTACTACGGATTAAATCAAATAAGTTACTGATCTTGTCCGAAATCTGAATTAGATGAAGACCGGATGAGCTATCACTAGTGTTAACGAAGAGGCGACTAGGACACCCTTCTCGTATGCGCTTACAAGAATAGACCTCCACGTGGTGCTGATGGACGACGATGACTGTACCGGTAGTACTTGAGATCTGCacgcactcagacaagcacacggaacgttagaaGCTAGAAACCCAGGAAAAAGTCTCCAgagtaggccctccgacgctcaagtcagatgcTTTTTTCCCAGAACAATAAtgtacgaaggagaaagaaaagtataagacaagtgcgaatgtacGAGAGAAGCGTACCTACGTAAttgagaggacctccctttttatatgacagtgcgtacctcTAGAGCCTGACTGATATCAGGGAATATCGGGTGTCAGGACATGTCTGGTGATGGAGGACATGTGACACCCTCTTGTGGACTGGAAGAATGTTTCATTCACAGATGATtgcagaccattggaatattccctgacatacagTAGTTATTCCCTACAggcagttacgattccctgactttGTTGTCGTGTAGCACCTTCTGTCATACCCGGGCATGACTAGGGTAGCTCGAGATGATCTGGTAGGTATAACACCTAGCCTAAGTCTTGATGGGCAGGGAGAGCTGTGGTGAGATCGCTCTAAAGTTGATCGGGAGTTGGTCTACTGAGAGAACCAGGCCTGGGTATGATCAAGCTGTGAAAACCCAATCAGTCGGAGCAGGTCAGGCATCACCCCGATTGCACATCCTGATTCAGATCTAGGATCCTGATTTGTAAGTGCCCGACCGAGCGGCATCCTACGTCTGACGACACGCGACGATCCTACCTCTTCTTTCCTTAACTGTTGACTGTCACGTCTTCCTGACTGTTAACTGTCATattctcttgacttctgactgtcacgtctacTTGACTGTTGATtatcacatccccttgacttatgactgccacgtctccttggttgttgactgtcacatccccttgacttctgactgtcatgttTTCTTGACTCCCAATAATCGGGCCCTACCATTATACACTGTATCAATTACCATTAAGGACAACATGAGAATTAATTCTACTTTTAAACAACAATCCAAGAGCTTGACTACGTGCCTATGGTTAACTTGGGAAAGAATATGCATTTCTTTTCcaaattctttcttttcttttatctctCATAAATAACTCTGGCTTTAATATGGCAATCAAATTGATCGTCTCCCATATCTTCTTTGCAAATAGTTCCATATCCGACTTGCCCAAGAATGCTGTTCAAATCTATTTGTTGAACTCTCTAATTCTTCTTTTATAAAGATCCTAAAGGCATGACTTTGTCTTCTCATCTCTTCCAATAATTGCATGTTGTtagattaaacca
The genomic region above belongs to Zingiber officinale cultivar Zhangliang chromosome 11A, Zo_v1.1, whole genome shotgun sequence and contains:
- the LOC122031682 gene encoding wall-associated receptor kinase 2-like; protein product: MHSAAAALAMSLLLSLLLLLQLPAVASAVPVSRCPTRCGDVEIPYPFGIGANCSIGGGFNLTCNTMESGLKKPFYGHLEVLRISLTMGYVRMLNRIISQCNEPLQRAPKMGRGALNVGRDDGPYRFSDLRNKFTVIGCDTLAYIQDNHGNNSYASGCAAICRDEWSIGADGSCSGLGCCQTSIPKNLTQYTVKFESRSDNSDTWRFSNCSYAVLLEAEWFRFQTSYITTNQFMQINDGWVPVVMDWAIGSETCEVAKRNLTSSYVCVSAHSDCVDSSNGPGYLCNCSEGYQGNPYVSDGCQDVDECNLQPNPCPNGICHNLPGNYSCDCPEGKHGDAYNGTCTPNQKLSLAVKAAIGTSISLTFLLVFGMCICMIYQRRKLVQSRKRYFSEHGGMQLLEEMRKLSLAFRIFSKEELEKAINRVDKNNRILGQGRYGIVYKGDIGDNQFVAIKQPKVINERQKKEFGKEMLILSQVNHKNIVKLLGCCLEVEVPMLVYEFVPNGNLFELIHSRNIDNLPLAVRLNIARDSADALAYLHYSASPPIIHGDVKSANILLHENFTAKVSDFGASRLNPKDEDQFATLVQGTCGYLDPEYLQTCKLTEKSDVYSFGVVLLEILTRKKAIFFEENGEETSLASSFISARKEDRLEELLDNQVTSEGDAELIERIGELAVQCLSVRGEERPTMRDVADQLNNMRKFHPVPWTPPNAEDIESFFPVPSDTQTSTGNTSHIQEVALLIECAR